Proteins encoded within one genomic window of Natator depressus isolate rNatDep1 chromosome 1, rNatDep2.hap1, whole genome shotgun sequence:
- the LOC141980725 gene encoding olfactory receptor 51G2-like, whose product MSAVNDTKSNSAVFLLTGIPGQEDVHPWISIPFCLMYAISIVGNSVILFIIKTDPKLHEPMYIFLSMLAITDLGLLIATIPTILGIFLFNSRDISLDACFAQLFFIHSLQCMESSVLLLMSFDRFIAICNPLRYTSILTLQRVAKMGLVFVLRSVAVIFPLPFLLKRYQYCGANVLSHSYCLHQDVMKMACSDITVNNIYGLSVAISTMGLDSLLIFLSYVMIIKTVLSVASPMECLTALNTCVSHLCAVLLFYIPEIGLALIHRFGNSSSHLLQILLGYVYRLVPPLIHPIVYSVKSKHLCARIIRVFIK is encoded by the coding sequence ATGTCAGCTGTCAATGACACCAAATCAAATTCTGCAGTGTTCCTTCTCACCGGAATACCTGGGCAGGAAGACGTCCATCCTTGGATCTCTATCCCCTTTTGCTTAATGTATGCCATTTCGATAGTAGGAAATTCAGTCATTCtgttcattataaaaacagatcCAAAGCTCCATGAacccatgtacattttcctttccatgttggcAATCACAGACCTTGGCTTATTGATAGCCACCATACCGACGATACTGGGCATATTCTTGTTTAACTCTAGGGACATCAGCCTTGATGCATGTTTTGCCCAGCTCTTCTTCATCCACTCCCTTCAGTGCATGGAATCCTCTGTGCTTTTGTTGATGTCATTTGACCGCTTCATtgcaatctgtaacccactgagaTATACTTCCATCTTAACTCTGCAGAGAGTAGCGAAGATGGGACTGGTGTTTGTGCTAAGATCAGTGGCCGTAATATTcccactcccctttctccttAAACGGTACCAATACTGTGGAGCCAATGTCCTCTCCCATTCCTATTGTCTGCACCAGGACGTCATGAAAATGGCTTGTTCGGATATCACAGTGAACAACATCTATGGCTTGTCTGTTGCAATCTCAACGATGGGTTTGGACTCGCTGCTCATCTTCCTCTCTTATGTGATGATCATCAAAACAGTGCTGAGCGTCGCATCCCCCATGGAGTGCCTTACGGCCCTGAACACCTgtgtctcccacctctgtgccgtCCTGCTCTTCTATATACCAGAGATCGGTCTGGCTCTGATACACAGATTCGGGAATAGCTCTTCTCACTTGCTTCAGATTCTCCTGGGCTATGTCTACCGGCTGGTTCCTCCCCTGATTCATCCAATCGTGTACAGTGTGAAAAGTAAACATCTTTGTGCGAGAATAATCAGAGTGTTCATCAAGTGA